A DNA window from Aminipila luticellarii contains the following coding sequences:
- the pepD gene encoding beta-Ala-His dipeptidase, with product MEKRVLSGVEPERVMYYFEKISRIPRESGHEKQISDYIYQWAVEKGLEAQQDSALNVIIKKPASTGYEASDPVMLQAHMDMVCEKNRDSSHDFSRDPILLKIEGDMISSASGTTLGADNGIGVAYCMAVLEDRNLKHPPLEILLTTEEESTFKGALTASPEMFQARKLINLDQSVEDEILTGSCGGSGVKIKLPFTCEAVPKGREYRTFQLRISGLLGGHSGEDIEKGHGSAINLLVRCLYELNKKQDIHLCSISAGTSRLAISREAEAKFLIPQDQEQEALCIVEQMSTVFRTEYRGICDALEVQCRAISQAEPGAISGDSLDKLVQFLYVFPDGIRNMNGVMPGVVESSINLGILRFQNGYLEVEAELRGAFASTCQHIKNQLNVLCRIFGAEIQFFSEYAAWVYNPESELRQKAMEVFKREFGKQLKPIVIHAGIECGCLLQSMPWMDAVAVGPSCWGFHSPGERMSAASVNRVWGFLLKLLEELK from the coding sequence ATGGAAAAAAGAGTGCTCAGCGGCGTGGAACCTGAGCGGGTGATGTATTATTTTGAGAAAATATCACGGATTCCAAGGGAGAGCGGCCACGAAAAACAGATAAGCGATTACATATATCAATGGGCCGTTGAAAAAGGGCTGGAGGCACAGCAGGATTCGGCATTAAACGTCATTATAAAGAAACCGGCTTCGACAGGTTATGAAGCTTCGGATCCGGTCATGCTGCAAGCTCATATGGACATGGTCTGTGAAAAGAACAGGGATAGCAGCCATGATTTTTCCAGGGATCCCATCTTATTGAAAATAGAAGGGGATATGATATCCTCAGCTTCAGGTACGACCCTTGGTGCGGATAATGGCATTGGCGTTGCTTATTGTATGGCTGTTTTGGAAGACAGAAATTTAAAACATCCCCCTTTGGAAATCTTACTTACCACAGAGGAAGAGTCCACCTTTAAGGGCGCGCTGACCGCTTCTCCTGAAATGTTTCAGGCCAGAAAGCTGATCAATCTGGATCAGTCTGTAGAAGATGAGATATTGACCGGAAGCTGCGGCGGATCGGGGGTAAAGATAAAGCTGCCATTCACCTGCGAGGCAGTTCCAAAAGGGCGCGAATATCGAACCTTTCAGCTGAGAATCAGCGGATTGCTCGGAGGACATTCCGGAGAGGATATTGAGAAGGGTCATGGAAGTGCCATTAATCTTCTGGTACGTTGCTTATATGAGTTAAACAAAAAACAAGATATTCATTTATGCAGCATCTCAGCCGGTACTTCACGGCTTGCCATCTCAAGAGAAGCGGAAGCTAAATTTTTGATTCCGCAGGATCAAGAGCAGGAAGCCCTGTGTATTGTAGAGCAGATGAGCACAGTTTTCAGAACAGAATATAGGGGGATCTGCGATGCCCTGGAGGTACAGTGCAGAGCTATATCCCAGGCAGAGCCCGGAGCAATTTCCGGAGACAGCTTAGATAAGCTGGTGCAATTTCTATATGTATTTCCAGATGGCATACGAAATATGAACGGTGTCATGCCGGGGGTGGTGGAAAGTTCCATTAATCTGGGCATCCTCCGATTTCAAAACGGATATCTGGAAGTTGAAGCAGAACTTAGAGGGGCTTTTGCGTCAACCTGTCAGCATATAAAAAATCAACTGAACGTTTTGTGCCGGATATTTGGAGCAGAGATTCAGTTCTTTTCTGAGTATGCCGCATGGGTTTATAACCCGGAGTCGGAGCTTCGGCAGAAAGCCATGGAAGTATTTAAGCGGGAATTTGGCAAACAACTCAAGCCGATTGTCATTCATGCGGGGATTGAGTGCGGATGTTTGCTGCAGAGCATGCCGTGGATGGATGCGGTCGCTGTGGGTCCCAGCTGCTGGGGCTTTCATTCGCCGGGGGAGCGGATGAGTGCCGCTTCTGTGAACCGAGTGTGGGGATTCCTGCTAAAATTGCTGGAAGAGCTTAAGTGA
- a CDS encoding putative manganese-dependent inorganic diphosphatase codes for MDKPVYVIGHKNPDTDSICSAIAYAQLKNKTSDKYYEARRAGQVNNETKYVLETFGVETPELIADVGTQIRDVAIKKIDGINSGISLKKAWNMMKDTANATLPVTSEGKLEGIISVNDIATANMDIYETRILALSKTPYRNILDTLEGTMIVGDEEGCVEEGKILIGAANPDLLENYIEKGDIFITGNRFESHLCAIEMNAGCIVVCMGAPVSKTIKKIAMQNHCRIISTPCETYVAARLISQSTPIRYFMRKENIVSFEEDDYISDMKETVTKIRHRDFPVLDKAGNYCGMLSRRSLINMRKKKIILVDHNEKSQAVDGIEEAEIIEIIDHHRIGNLETLAPVYFRNQPLGCTATIIYQMYAELGVEIDSKIAGLLCSAILSDTLMFRSPTCTEPDKLAAEKLAEIAGIRIEEYAAAMFRAGSSLQDKTTEEIFYQDYKKFASNGIKFGAGQITSLDGEELAALKPKLLSFMENACKTSSADMLFFMLTDVIHESTELLFVGENAKNIVERAFGAKAENSFIVMKNIVSRKKQVIPQLMSAMQE; via the coding sequence TTGGATAAACCGGTTTATGTTATAGGACACAAAAATCCGGATACAGATTCCATCTGTTCCGCCATTGCATATGCCCAGTTAAAGAATAAGACATCGGATAAATACTACGAAGCCAGACGGGCGGGTCAGGTGAACAACGAGACGAAATATGTGTTGGAGACCTTTGGCGTGGAAACGCCGGAACTGATTGCAGATGTGGGGACTCAGATCAGAGATGTAGCCATTAAGAAAATTGACGGTATCAACAGCGGGATTTCATTGAAAAAGGCTTGGAATATGATGAAGGATACAGCCAATGCTACCCTGCCTGTTACCTCGGAAGGAAAGCTGGAGGGAATTATTTCTGTAAACGATATTGCCACAGCCAATATGGATATTTACGAAACCCGAATCCTTGCTCTGTCTAAAACCCCCTATAGAAATATTTTGGATACCCTTGAAGGTACTATGATCGTGGGAGATGAAGAAGGCTGTGTGGAGGAGGGCAAGATTCTTATCGGAGCTGCAAATCCGGATTTGTTGGAAAACTATATTGAAAAAGGCGATATATTTATTACGGGAAACCGGTTTGAATCACACCTGTGCGCCATCGAGATGAACGCCGGATGTATTGTGGTGTGCATGGGCGCACCCGTATCCAAGACCATTAAAAAAATAGCCATGCAGAATCACTGCAGAATCATCAGTACACCGTGCGAAACCTATGTGGCGGCCAGGCTCATCAGCCAGAGTACGCCCATACGGTATTTTATGCGCAAAGAAAACATTGTCAGCTTCGAAGAAGATGATTACATCAGCGACATGAAAGAGACCGTTACGAAAATACGTCACCGGGATTTTCCGGTTCTGGACAAAGCAGGAAACTATTGCGGCATGCTTTCCAGAAGATCTCTGATCAACATGAGAAAAAAGAAGATTATTCTGGTGGATCACAATGAAAAATCTCAGGCTGTGGACGGCATTGAAGAGGCTGAGATCATAGAAATTATCGACCACCACAGAATCGGCAATCTGGAAACCCTTGCTCCGGTATATTTCCGGAACCAGCCGTTAGGGTGTACGGCAACGATCATATATCAGATGTATGCGGAGCTGGGCGTAGAAATTGATTCGAAAATAGCCGGATTACTATGCTCAGCTATTTTGTCAGATACGTTAATGTTCCGTTCTCCTACTTGCACAGAGCCGGATAAGCTGGCGGCGGAAAAGTTGGCAGAGATTGCAGGAATCCGTATAGAAGAATATGCAGCGGCTATGTTTCGAGCAGGCAGTTCCCTGCAAGATAAGACCACGGAAGAAATTTTCTATCAGGATTATAAAAAGTTTGCCAGCAACGGCATAAAATTTGGTGCCGGGCAGATCACCTCTTTAGATGGGGAGGAGCTGGCGGCATTGAAGCCCAAGCTTTTGTCCTTTATGGAAAATGCCTGCAAGACCTCCAGCGCGGATATGCTTTTCTTTATGCTGACAGATGTGATTCATGAATCTACGGAATTGCTGTTTGTGGGAGAAAATGCTAAAAACATCGTGGAACGAGCATTTGGAGCAAAAGCAGAAAATTCCTTCATTGTGATGAAGAATATTGTATCCAGAAAGAAACAGGTGATTCCTCAGTTAATGAGCGCCATGCAGGAGTAA